In Variovorax paradoxus, a single genomic region encodes these proteins:
- a CDS encoding branched-chain amino acid ABC transporter permease — protein sequence MKIDFDWKPLLLAPVLALAALPLTGSFSTWLTLTVAGLAMGMIIFIIASGLTLVFGLMDVLNFGHGVFIALGAFVASSVLGLMGDWTGSGELWRNLVAVFPAMLVAMAVAGAVGLAFERFIVRPVYGQHLKQILITMGGMIIGEELIKVIWGPAQIPLPLPEALRGSLLVGDAAISKYRLLAVAVGVVVFGVLAWTLGRTKIGLLIRAGVQDREMVESLGYRIGRLFVGVFVVGSALAGLGGVMWGLFQQNLVPQMGAQVNVLIFIVIIIGGLGSTGGALIGALLVGLMTNYIGFLLPTLTQFASIFLMVAVLLWRPQGVYPVANR from the coding sequence ATGAAAATCGACTTCGACTGGAAGCCGCTGCTGCTGGCCCCGGTGCTCGCGCTCGCCGCGCTGCCGCTGACCGGCTCTTTCTCCACCTGGCTCACGCTCACCGTCGCGGGGCTGGCGATGGGCATGATCATCTTCATCATCGCCTCGGGCCTGACGCTGGTGTTCGGCCTGATGGACGTGCTCAACTTCGGCCACGGCGTGTTCATTGCGCTGGGGGCCTTCGTGGCCAGCAGCGTGCTCGGCCTGATGGGCGACTGGACCGGCTCGGGCGAGCTGTGGCGCAACCTGGTGGCGGTGTTCCCGGCCATGCTGGTCGCGATGGCGGTGGCCGGCGCGGTGGGGCTGGCCTTCGAGCGCTTCATCGTGCGGCCGGTGTACGGCCAGCACCTGAAGCAGATTCTCATCACGATGGGCGGCATGATCATCGGCGAGGAGCTCATCAAGGTGATCTGGGGCCCGGCGCAGATTCCGCTGCCGCTGCCCGAAGCCCTGCGCGGCTCGCTGCTGGTGGGCGACGCCGCGATCAGCAAGTACCGGCTGCTCGCGGTGGCCGTGGGCGTGGTGGTGTTCGGCGTGCTCGCATGGACGCTGGGGCGCACCAAGATCGGCCTGCTCATCCGCGCCGGCGTGCAAGACCGCGAGATGGTCGAGTCGCTGGGCTACCGCATCGGGCGCCTGTTCGTCGGCGTGTTCGTGGTGGGCAGCGCGCTGGCCGGCCTGGGCGGCGTGATGTGGGGGCTGTTCCAGCAGAACCTGGTGCCGCAGATGGGCGCGCAGGTCAACGTGCTGATCTTCATCGTCATCATCATCGGCGGGCTGGGCTCGACGGGCGGGGCGCTCATCGGCGCGCTGCTGGTGGGGCTGATGACCAACTACATCGGCTTCCTGCTGCCCACGCTCACGCAGTTCGCCAGCATCTTCCTGATGGTCGCCGTGCTGCTGTGGCGTCCGCAGGGCGTGTACCCCGTGGCGAACCGCTGA
- a CDS encoding DUF1993 domain-containing protein, giving the protein MALSLYDLSVPVFARGLGQLTHLLDKSLAHAKANGIDPAALVEARLAPDMLTLAGQIQRASDASKLGTARIAGITAPSFPDEEKTWDDLLARIVKTQDFLATVDRALIDGQEERPVTIKAREGEAHFTAQRYLLQFALPNFFFHVTTAYDVLRHKGIPVGKMDYLGKF; this is encoded by the coding sequence ATGGCGCTCTCGCTGTATGACCTGTCCGTGCCCGTCTTCGCACGCGGACTCGGCCAACTCACCCATCTGCTCGACAAGAGCCTGGCGCACGCCAAGGCCAACGGCATCGACCCGGCCGCGCTGGTCGAGGCCCGCCTGGCGCCCGACATGCTCACCCTGGCCGGCCAGATCCAGCGCGCCAGCGACGCGTCGAAGCTGGGCACGGCCCGCATCGCCGGCATCACCGCGCCGAGCTTTCCGGACGAGGAAAAGACCTGGGACGACCTGCTCGCGCGCATCGTGAAGACGCAGGACTTCCTGGCCACGGTTGACCGCGCGCTGATCGACGGGCAGGAAGAACGCCCCGTGACCATCAAGGCGCGCGAAGGCGAAGCGCACTTCACCGCGCAGCGCTACCTGCTGCAGTTCGCGCTGCCCAACTTCTTCTTCCACGTGACCACCGCCTACGACGTGCTGCGCCACAAGGGCATTCCGGTGGGCAAGATGGACTACCTCGGCAAGTTCTGA
- a CDS encoding NIPSNAP family protein, whose product MVTCYLRYIVDAYKLKEFEHYGKLWIPLVEKFGGQHHGYFLPSEGTNNVALAMFTFPSLAAYEKYRADSMQDPECQAAFRYAEETRCILSYERSFFRPVFK is encoded by the coding sequence ATGGTCACCTGCTACCTGCGCTACATCGTCGACGCCTACAAGCTCAAGGAGTTCGAGCACTACGGCAAGCTCTGGATTCCGCTGGTCGAGAAGTTCGGCGGCCAGCACCACGGCTACTTCCTGCCCTCGGAAGGCACGAACAACGTGGCTCTGGCGATGTTCACCTTTCCGAGCCTTGCCGCCTACGAAAAGTACCGCGCCGACTCGATGCAGGACCCGGAGTGCCAGGCCGCCTTCAGGTACGCGGAAGAAACCCGCTGCATCCTCAGCTACGAACGCAGCTTCTTCCGGCCGGTATTCAAGTAA
- a CDS encoding thioredoxin family protein: MLSRRAFSGLAAGASALVAAAGGGWPVRSAFAAPPVLREYGKAPEFAGIDKWLNSEPLTLRSLAGQVVLVDFWTYSCINCIRTLPHVVSWYEKYKDQGFVVVGVHSPEFAYEKLTRNVEDAIRRFNIRYPVAQDNAFATWKAYDNQYWPAFYLVDSKGQVMRQHFGEGEYAEMETAIEALLSRKSAV; the protein is encoded by the coding sequence ATGCTGTCCAGGAGAGCGTTCTCGGGGCTCGCGGCGGGGGCGTCGGCCCTGGTGGCCGCGGCCGGTGGCGGATGGCCGGTGCGCAGTGCCTTTGCCGCGCCGCCGGTCCTGCGGGAGTACGGCAAGGCCCCCGAGTTCGCCGGCATCGACAAATGGCTCAACTCCGAACCGCTCACCCTCAGGAGCCTGGCCGGGCAGGTGGTGCTGGTCGATTTCTGGACCTACTCCTGCATCAACTGCATTCGCACGCTGCCGCACGTGGTGAGCTGGTACGAGAAGTACAAGGACCAGGGCTTCGTGGTGGTGGGCGTGCATTCGCCCGAGTTCGCCTACGAGAAGCTGACGCGCAACGTGGAAGACGCGATCCGGCGATTCAACATCCGCTACCCGGTGGCGCAGGACAACGCCTTTGCCACCTGGAAGGCCTACGACAACCAGTACTGGCCGGCTTTCTACCTGGTCGACAGCAAGGGCCAGGTGATGCGGCAGCACTTCGGCGAAGGCGAATATGCCGAGATGGAGACCGCTATCGAGGCGCTGCTGTCGCGCAAGTCGGCGGTCTGA
- a CDS encoding ABC transporter ATP-binding protein yields the protein MLETRDLTIRFGGHVAVNSVSCAFAPGTLTAIVGPNGAGKTTYFNLISGQLKASAGTVSLDGQPLSGLSPSARTHAGLGRAFQLTNLFPNLTVLENVRLAVQATREGAHRRGLNLWSIWSDHKALTERADQILAEVALKSREHATVASLPHGDQRKLEVALLMALEPKVFMFDEPTAGMNAAEAPVILDLIRKLKQDKTKTILLVEHKMDVVRELADRIIVLHNGTLVADGEPAEVIASPVVQEAYLGVAKEAAA from the coding sequence ATGCTTGAGACCCGAGATCTGACCATCCGCTTCGGTGGGCACGTGGCCGTCAACAGTGTGAGCTGCGCTTTCGCGCCGGGCACGCTGACGGCCATCGTGGGCCCCAACGGCGCGGGCAAGACCACTTACTTCAATCTGATCTCGGGCCAGCTCAAGGCGAGCGCCGGCACGGTGTCGCTCGACGGGCAGCCGCTGTCGGGGCTGTCGCCGTCCGCGCGCACGCACGCGGGGCTGGGGCGGGCCTTCCAGCTCACCAACCTGTTCCCCAACCTCACGGTGCTGGAGAACGTGCGCCTGGCGGTGCAGGCCACGCGCGAAGGCGCCCACCGGCGCGGCCTGAACCTCTGGAGCATCTGGAGCGACCACAAGGCGCTGACCGAGCGGGCCGACCAGATCCTGGCCGAGGTGGCGCTCAAGTCGCGCGAACACGCGACGGTGGCGAGCCTGCCGCACGGCGACCAGCGCAAGCTCGAAGTGGCATTGCTGATGGCGCTGGAGCCCAAGGTCTTCATGTTCGACGAGCCCACGGCCGGCATGAACGCGGCCGAGGCGCCCGTCATTCTCGACCTGATCCGCAAGCTCAAGCAGGACAAGACCAAGACCATCCTGCTGGTCGAACACAAGATGGACGTGGTGCGCGAGCTGGCGGACCGCATCATCGTGCTGCACAACGGCACGCTGGTGGCCGACGGCGAACCGGCCGAGGTGATCGCCTCGCCCGTGGTGCAAGAGGCCTACCTGGGCGTTGCGAAGGAGGCCGCCGCATGA
- a CDS encoding ABC transporter ATP-binding protein produces MTTQNLLSLEGVHTHIGAYHILHGVDLAVPRGQLTMLLGRNGAGKTTTLRTIMGLWHASQGRVRFGDKEITAQHTPQIAGLGIAYVPENMGVFSDLTVKENMLLAARGAKNAQQIDDTRLKWIFKLFPAVEKFWNHPAGKLSGGQKQMLAVSRAIVEPRELLIIDEPSKGLAPVMINNMIDAFAELKRSGVTILLVEQNINFAQRLGDTVAVMDNGRVVHAGSMAEFSADAQLQQSLLGLAL; encoded by the coding sequence ATGACAACTCAGAACCTGTTGAGCCTCGAGGGCGTGCACACGCACATCGGGGCGTATCACATCCTGCACGGCGTGGACCTCGCCGTGCCGCGCGGCCAGCTCACCATGCTGCTGGGGCGCAACGGCGCCGGCAAGACGACCACGCTGCGAACCATCATGGGCCTGTGGCATGCGTCGCAGGGCAGGGTGCGCTTCGGTGACAAGGAAATCACCGCCCAGCACACGCCGCAGATCGCCGGCCTGGGCATTGCCTACGTGCCCGAGAACATGGGCGTCTTCTCCGACCTCACGGTGAAAGAGAACATGCTGCTCGCCGCGCGCGGTGCCAAGAATGCGCAGCAGATCGACGACACGCGCCTGAAGTGGATCTTCAAGCTCTTCCCCGCGGTCGAGAAGTTCTGGAACCACCCGGCGGGCAAGCTCTCGGGCGGCCAGAAGCAGATGCTGGCGGTGTCGCGCGCCATCGTGGAGCCGCGCGAACTGCTCATCATCGACGAGCCCAGCAAGGGCCTGGCGCCCGTGATGATCAACAACATGATCGACGCCTTCGCCGAGCTCAAGCGCAGCGGCGTGACCATCCTGCTGGTGGAGCAGAACATCAACTTCGCCCAGCGCCTGGGCGACACCGTCGCGGTGATGGACAACGGCCGCGTGGTGCACGCAGGCTCCATGGCGGAGTTCTCCGCCGACGCGCAACTGCAGCAATCGCTGCTCGGACTGGCTCTATGA
- a CDS encoding alpha/beta fold hydrolase, producing MSDNHNNQIPLSRYAQLAGREIHWLEWGAEDAPVVIAWHGLARTGRDMDELAQHFASRGFRVICPDTIGRGLSQWSPLPDEEYKLSFYARIANALCDELRLGRVHWVGTSMGGAIGTVCASGLFEPRMKARIASLVLNDNAPELAQPAIERIRAYAGQPPAFDTVAELEAFFRTVYKPYGWLSDAQWRRLTESSTRRLADGRVTPHYDPAMVRQFSAHDNDYLIWPHYDAIEVPVLCLRGVESDLVLPEVIEEMKRRGPGAAGRLQVIEVPACGHAPALNVPEQLDPVEGFIRAAGR from the coding sequence ATGAGCGACAACCACAACAATCAGATTCCACTCTCGCGCTATGCGCAGCTCGCGGGTCGCGAGATCCACTGGCTCGAATGGGGTGCCGAAGACGCGCCCGTGGTCATCGCCTGGCACGGCCTGGCGCGCACCGGCCGCGACATGGACGAACTGGCGCAGCACTTCGCCTCGCGCGGCTTCCGCGTGATCTGTCCGGACACCATCGGCCGCGGCCTGAGCCAGTGGAGTCCGCTGCCCGACGAGGAATACAAGCTGTCGTTCTACGCGCGCATCGCCAATGCGCTGTGCGACGAACTGCGACTGGGGCGTGTGCACTGGGTGGGTACCTCGATGGGCGGGGCCATCGGCACGGTGTGCGCGTCAGGCCTCTTCGAGCCGCGCATGAAGGCCCGCATCGCGAGCCTGGTGCTCAACGACAACGCGCCGGAGCTGGCCCAGCCCGCCATCGAACGCATCCGCGCCTACGCGGGCCAGCCGCCCGCGTTCGACACCGTGGCCGAACTGGAGGCGTTCTTCCGCACCGTCTACAAGCCCTACGGCTGGCTCAGCGACGCGCAATGGCGCCGGCTGACCGAAAGCTCCACGCGCCGGCTGGCCGACGGCCGTGTCACGCCGCACTACGACCCGGCGATGGTCCGGCAGTTCAGCGCGCACGACAACGACTACCTGATCTGGCCGCACTACGACGCCATCGAAGTGCCGGTGCTGTGCCTGCGCGGTGTCGAGTCCGACCTGGTGCTGCCCGAGGTGATCGAGGAAATGAAGCGCCGCGGCCCCGGCGCCGCCGGCCGGCTGCAGGTGATCGAAGTGCCTGCCTGCGGACACGCGCCCGCGCTCAACGTGCCGGAACAACTGGATCCGGTCGAAGGGTTTATCCGGGCCGCCGGTCGGTGA
- a CDS encoding branched-chain amino acid ABC transporter permease: MFLKRLLSNDMPRSRLLALLLVVLFLALAFAPFIFPGVKALSVAAKILVFVVLVASFDLLLGYTGIVSFAHTMFFGIGAYGIAISASRLGPNWGAVLVGLGASLAISLVLSFAIGLFSLRVRAIFFAMITLAVASAFQTLASQLSDFTGGEDGLTFKLPELISPSFEFSEEPFLGVSLDGRLLCYYLLFVAAVVLVLALLRIVNSPFGRVLQAIRENEFRAEAIGYRVVVYRTTAAVLSALFATLAGAMLAIWLRYNGPDTSLSFEIMIDVLLIVVIGGMGTIYGAAIGAVLFVIAQSYLQDLLRIGNEAASGLPWLAALLSPDRWLLWLGVLFVLSVYYFPTGIVGKLRARAAR, translated from the coding sequence ATGTTCCTCAAACGACTTCTCTCCAACGACATGCCGCGCAGCCGCCTGCTGGCGCTGCTGCTGGTGGTGCTGTTCCTCGCGCTGGCGTTCGCGCCGTTCATCTTCCCGGGCGTGAAGGCGCTCAGCGTCGCGGCCAAGATCCTGGTGTTCGTGGTGCTGGTGGCCAGCTTCGACCTGCTGCTGGGCTACACCGGCATCGTGAGCTTCGCGCACACGATGTTCTTCGGCATCGGTGCCTATGGCATCGCCATCTCGGCCTCGCGGCTGGGGCCCAACTGGGGCGCGGTGCTGGTGGGGCTGGGCGCGTCGCTGGCGATCTCGCTGGTGCTCTCGTTCGCCATCGGCTTGTTCTCGCTGCGGGTGCGCGCGATCTTCTTCGCGATGATCACGCTGGCCGTGGCCTCGGCCTTCCAGACGCTGGCCTCGCAGCTGTCGGACTTCACCGGCGGCGAGGACGGCCTGACCTTCAAGCTGCCCGAGCTGATCTCGCCGAGCTTCGAGTTCTCGGAAGAGCCTTTCCTCGGCGTGTCGCTCGACGGGCGCCTGCTGTGCTACTACCTGCTGTTCGTGGCGGCGGTGGTGCTGGTGCTCGCGCTGCTGCGCATCGTGAATTCGCCGTTCGGCCGCGTGCTGCAGGCCATCCGCGAGAACGAGTTCCGCGCCGAGGCCATCGGCTACCGCGTGGTGGTGTACCGCACCACGGCGGCCGTGCTGTCGGCGCTGTTCGCCACGCTGGCCGGCGCAATGCTGGCCATCTGGCTGCGCTACAACGGGCCGGACACCTCGCTGAGCTTCGAGATCATGATCGACGTGCTTCTCATCGTGGTGATCGGCGGCATGGGCACGATCTACGGCGCGGCCATCGGTGCGGTGCTGTTCGTCATTGCCCAGAGCTACCTGCAGGACCTGCTGCGCATCGGCAACGAAGCCGCGAGCGGCCTGCCGTGGCTGGCCGCGCTGCTCTCGCCCGACCGCTGGCTGCTGTGGCTCGGCGTGCTGTTCGTGCTGTCCGTCTATTACTTCCCCACCGGCATCGTCGGCAAACTGCGAGCAAGGGCTGCGCGATGA
- a CDS encoding extracellular catalytic domain type 2 short-chain-length polyhydroxyalkanoate depolymerase, whose product MPAMRLNWKGLAAAAAMTVAAHAATAAVPLPSLGANPAEVSVSGLSAGGFAAVQLHVAYSATFKRGAGVVAGGPFYCAEGSVLNATGRCMTHGSSIPVSSLVSTTNSWAASGAIDPVSNLGSSKVYMFSGTSDNTVKQAVMDDLKTYYQSFVPAANIVYKNNIGAGHAMVTDDYGSACSTTAAPYINNCGFDLAGEILTQLYGPLNPRNNGTLGGTFTEFNQSEFVSGHGMAATGWIYVPQACTTTSCRVHLVLHGCKQNYSDVSDQYVRKTGYNRWADTNNIVLIYPQTSTAATNSCWDWWGYDSANYAKKSGPQMAAFKAMIDRVTSSGGGTGGLPAPTGVGTSGATSSSMVIGWNAVSGASGYNVYRGGSKVNASPVTATSYTDSGLAASTSYSWTVAALNASNVEGAMSTAATGATTAGSGGGTGTCYTSSNYTHTIAGRAYALYGLTYAYGSNQSMGLWNIYATTTLKQTGPNYYVIGSC is encoded by the coding sequence ATGCCAGCGATGCGATTGAACTGGAAGGGACTTGCCGCGGCTGCGGCGATGACGGTGGCGGCGCATGCTGCGACGGCGGCGGTGCCGCTGCCGTCGCTCGGCGCCAACCCGGCGGAGGTGAGCGTGTCCGGCCTGTCGGCCGGCGGTTTCGCGGCGGTGCAATTGCACGTGGCCTATTCGGCCACCTTCAAGCGCGGCGCCGGCGTGGTGGCCGGCGGGCCGTTCTACTGCGCCGAAGGCTCGGTGCTCAATGCCACCGGCCGGTGCATGACGCACGGCAGCAGCATCCCGGTGTCGTCTCTCGTGAGCACCACCAACAGCTGGGCCGCGAGCGGCGCGATCGACCCGGTGTCCAACCTGGGCAGCTCCAAGGTGTACATGTTCTCGGGCACTTCCGACAACACCGTCAAGCAGGCGGTGATGGACGACCTGAAGACCTACTACCAGAGCTTCGTGCCCGCGGCCAACATCGTCTACAAGAACAACATCGGCGCCGGCCACGCGATGGTCACCGACGACTACGGCAGCGCCTGCAGCACCACCGCGGCGCCCTACATCAACAACTGCGGCTTCGACCTGGCGGGCGAGATCCTCACGCAGCTCTATGGCCCGCTGAACCCGCGCAACAACGGCACGCTGGGCGGCACCTTCACCGAGTTCAACCAGTCGGAGTTCGTGTCCGGCCACGGCATGGCCGCGACCGGCTGGATCTACGTGCCGCAGGCTTGCACCACCACCTCGTGCCGCGTGCACCTGGTGCTGCACGGCTGCAAGCAGAACTACTCGGACGTGAGCGACCAGTACGTGCGCAAGACCGGCTACAACCGCTGGGCCGACACCAACAACATCGTGCTGATCTATCCGCAGACCAGCACCGCGGCCACCAACAGCTGCTGGGACTGGTGGGGCTACGACAGCGCCAACTACGCGAAGAAGTCGGGCCCGCAGATGGCGGCGTTCAAGGCCATGATCGACCGCGTGACCAGCTCCGGCGGCGGCACCGGCGGACTGCCCGCGCCGACCGGCGTGGGCACCTCGGGCGCGACCAGCAGCAGCATGGTGATCGGCTGGAACGCCGTGAGCGGCGCCAGCGGCTACAACGTGTACCGCGGCGGCAGCAAGGTCAACGCCTCGCCGGTCACCGCCACCAGCTACACCGACAGCGGCCTGGCCGCGTCGACCAGCTACAGCTGGACCGTGGCCGCGCTGAACGCGAGCAACGTCGAAGGCGCCATGTCGACGGCCGCCACCGGCGCCACGACAGCGGGCAGCGGCGGAGGCACCGGCACCTGCTACACCTCCAGCAACTACACGCATACCATCGCCGGACGCGCCTATGCCTTGTACGGGCTGACCTACGCCTACGGCTCGAACCAGTCCATGGGGCTGTGGAACATCTACGCGACGACCACGCTGAAGCAGACCGGCCCCAACTACTACGTGATCGGCAGCTGTTGA
- the hemH gene encoding ferrochelatase, producing MPPHPETAQPGTPRTAVLWCNLGSPDAPTAAAVRPYLADFLGDPRVVEIPKAIWALILHGIILRTRPAKSAAKYASIWTPEGSPLKVFTQKQATLLAGWLGERGHRVTVRDAMRYANPSIASRLDALQAEGATRVLVLQAYPQYSATTTASVIDAVNDWSRKQRRLPEFRFVNDFHDDPAYIEALAQGIEKHWKTEGRGEVLLMSFHGIPARNIALGDPYQSQCLETARLLAARLGLSAAQHRVTFQSRFGRAKWLEPYTEPTLRELGASGIQRVDVVCPGFPADCLETLEEIAMEGREAFLHAGGKAFSYIPCLNDSPAWITALAGIAERNLAGWPTQAFTR from the coding sequence ATGCCTCCACATCCCGAGACCGCCCAGCCGGGCACCCCGCGCACCGCCGTGCTCTGGTGCAACCTGGGCTCGCCCGACGCACCCACCGCCGCCGCCGTGCGCCCCTACCTCGCCGACTTCCTGGGCGACCCGCGCGTGGTCGAGATCCCCAAGGCGATCTGGGCGCTGATCCTGCACGGCATCATCCTGCGCACGCGGCCCGCCAAGTCGGCCGCCAAGTACGCGAGCATCTGGACGCCCGAAGGCTCGCCGCTCAAGGTGTTCACGCAGAAGCAGGCCACGCTGCTGGCCGGCTGGCTCGGCGAACGCGGCCACCGCGTGACGGTGCGCGACGCGATGCGCTACGCCAACCCGTCCATCGCCTCGCGCCTCGACGCGCTGCAGGCCGAAGGCGCCACCCGCGTGCTGGTGCTGCAGGCCTACCCGCAATACTCGGCTACCACCACGGCCAGCGTGATCGACGCGGTGAACGACTGGAGCCGCAAGCAGCGCCGCCTACCGGAGTTCCGCTTCGTCAACGACTTCCACGACGACCCGGCCTACATCGAGGCGCTCGCGCAAGGCATCGAGAAACACTGGAAGACCGAAGGCCGCGGCGAAGTGCTGCTGATGAGCTTCCACGGCATTCCCGCGCGCAACATCGCGCTCGGCGACCCGTACCAGTCGCAGTGCCTGGAAACCGCGCGCCTGCTCGCTGCGCGGCTGGGGCTTTCCGCGGCGCAGCATCGCGTCACCTTCCAGTCGCGCTTCGGCCGCGCCAAGTGGCTCGAGCCCTACACCGAACCCACGCTGCGCGAACTGGGCGCCTCAGGCATCCAGCGCGTCGACGTGGTGTGCCCGGGCTTTCCCGCCGACTGCCTGGAAACGCTGGAAGAAATCGCCATGGAAGGCCGCGAAGCCTTCCTGCACGCAGGCGGCAAGGCCTTCAGCTACATCCCCTGCCTCAACGACAGCCCGGCGTGGATCACCGCGCTCGCGGGCATCGCCGAGCGCAACCTGGCGGGCTGGCCGACACAGGCATTCACGCGATGA
- a CDS encoding HAD family hydrolase: protein MTSASTAPAGAEPLDLQRISAISLDLDDTLWPIWPTIERAEGVLQEWLLREAPKTASLLLTPGILRELREATAKERSDLAHDLSALRRESIRTALKRAGEDPALADPAFDAFFEERQRVTLYDDALPALKWLSERYPLVAISNGNADIHKTGVGRWFRTAFNARAFGSGKPHAPIFRAAAASVGFLPKDVLHVGDDAELDVVGALNVGMQAAWLVRDERPWVHGARPQLIVPNLHALCVALGA, encoded by the coding sequence ATGACCTCCGCTTCGACGGCGCCAGCGGGCGCCGAACCCCTCGACCTCCAACGCATTTCCGCGATTTCGCTCGACCTCGACGACACGCTGTGGCCGATCTGGCCGACCATCGAGCGCGCCGAGGGCGTGCTGCAGGAATGGCTGCTGCGCGAGGCGCCCAAGACGGCCTCGCTGCTGCTCACCCCCGGCATTCTTCGCGAACTGCGCGAGGCCACCGCCAAGGAACGTTCCGACCTCGCGCACGACCTCAGCGCGCTGCGCCGCGAGTCGATCCGCACCGCGCTCAAGCGCGCGGGCGAAGACCCGGCTCTGGCCGACCCGGCCTTCGACGCCTTCTTCGAGGAACGCCAGCGCGTGACGCTGTACGACGACGCGCTGCCCGCGCTCAAGTGGCTCAGCGAGCGCTATCCGCTGGTGGCCATCTCGAACGGCAACGCCGACATCCACAAGACCGGCGTCGGCCGCTGGTTCCGCACCGCCTTCAATGCCCGCGCCTTCGGCAGCGGCAAGCCGCATGCGCCGATCTTCCGCGCCGCCGCGGCATCGGTCGGCTTCCTGCCGAAAGACGTGCTGCACGTGGGCGACGACGCCGAACTCGACGTGGTCGGCGCGCTCAATGTCGGGATGCAGGCCGCATGGCTCGTGCGCGACGAGCGGCCCTGGGTGCATGGCGCCCGGCCGCAGCTGATCGTGCCGAACCTGCACGCGCTGTGCGTGGCGCTGGGCGCCTGA
- a CDS encoding class I SAM-dependent methyltransferase translates to MKKELHEANRLSWNAATVAHNSHKGDQAAFFRNGGSTLFPEEAGLLGNVQGLRVLHLQCNAGQDSLSIARLGADVTGVDISDEAIAFATRLSAQSGVPARFVRSDVYDYFGEAQARGERHDIVFCSYGTLCWLSDLSAWARGVSQVLAPGGRFVFIDFHPFAMVFDPAWRFHYDYFNDAPVPEDGVSDYVAESGDGLVREGYEAGVQDFSNPHPSFEFSWGVGQVTTALSQAGLVVERLDEYPYANGWKPFEGMRDIGGRRMAPPEGMPRIPLMYSLCARKP, encoded by the coding sequence ATGAAAAAAGAACTGCACGAGGCCAACCGGCTCTCGTGGAACGCGGCCACCGTCGCGCACAACAGCCACAAGGGCGACCAGGCTGCGTTCTTCCGCAACGGCGGCTCGACGCTCTTCCCCGAAGAAGCCGGGCTGCTCGGCAACGTGCAGGGCCTGCGCGTGCTGCACCTTCAGTGCAACGCCGGACAGGACAGCCTGAGCATCGCGCGGCTGGGCGCCGACGTGACGGGCGTGGACATTTCCGACGAGGCCATCGCCTTCGCGACGCGGCTCTCGGCGCAGTCGGGCGTTCCGGCGCGGTTCGTCCGCTCGGACGTGTACGACTACTTCGGTGAGGCACAGGCGCGCGGCGAGCGCCACGACATCGTGTTCTGTTCCTACGGCACGCTGTGCTGGCTGTCCGACCTGTCGGCATGGGCGCGCGGCGTGTCGCAAGTGCTCGCGCCCGGCGGGCGCTTCGTCTTCATCGACTTCCATCCGTTCGCGATGGTGTTCGACCCGGCGTGGCGGTTCCACTACGACTATTTCAACGACGCGCCGGTGCCGGAAGACGGCGTGAGCGACTACGTGGCCGAGTCCGGCGATGGCCTCGTGCGCGAGGGCTACGAGGCCGGCGTGCAGGACTTCAGCAACCCGCACCCGAGCTTCGAGTTCTCATGGGGCGTGGGCCAGGTGACGACCGCGCTGTCGCAGGCCGGCCTGGTGGTCGAGCGCCTCGACGAGTATCCGTATGCCAACGGCTGGAAGCCCTTCGAGGGCATGCGCGACATCGGCGGCCGCCGCATGGCGCCGCCTGAAGGCATGCCCCGCATCCCGCTGATGTATTCGCTGTGCGCGCGCAAGCCCTGA